The Triticum urartu cultivar G1812 chromosome 6, Tu2.1, whole genome shotgun sequence genome includes the window tgatgaagttgtcctacggactaaaaccctccggtttatatagacaccggagaggtttagggttacacaaagtcggttacaatggtaggagatcttgaatatccgcatcgccaagcttgccttccacgccaaggaaagtcccatccggacacgggacgaagtcttcaatcttgtatcttcatagtcctggagtccggctgaaggtatagtccggctacccgaacaccccctaattcGGGACTCCCTCAACGTGGTTTGAACTTCAAAAAAAATATATGCCATTGTCTTGTTACTTTTATTCATCTTGCCTTCCTGTACAATTATGTAGGAACAAAAGTTACTAAATATCTAAATCgcttttcacatttatgttggAAAGGGGACAATGTCAAGAATTTAAATCATCACAAAACTGCATCTAGCAAGAAAAATAACATGTTAAGAAAGAGTTGGGTGATGGTAAGAACACTAGGTTTTAGGAAGACTGGTGGGTGGGCTCCAAACCACTAAAGGAGGCATACCCCAGATTGTATAACATTCAACTTTGATCATAACATCTCTGTTACAGAAGCTATTAGTAAGAGTTGGAATAATTTTTCTTTGAGAAGAACCTTGATTGGAGAGAGTGCTAAGCTATGGGCTAGTCTCGAAAATAGGTGTGAAGAAGTTAAGTTAGAATGTATGGGGGCAAAGATAAACCTAGTGGATGCTCACCAATGACAGCAAAATTCTCTGTGAAATCATTATACTTGTTTTTGGTTAAAATTTGATATAGGTTTCCCACACAAGTTTCTGTGGAAGATTGCTCGTAAAAGCATTCTAACTAAAGACAATTTGATCAGAAAAGGGTGGAAGGGGGAGAAAAGAGTGTGTTTACTATGGAAAAGACGAAAGCATTGATCACTTGTTCTTTCAATGTTCTTCTGCTAGGCTGATTTGGAGCCTGGTGAAGTGTGCTTTTGATTTGAGAGTAGTCCCAAATGGTTTAGATGATTGTTTAAATGTCTGGTCGAAAACCTTTCAGAAATCTGACAAAAAACTTATCTTAGTTGGGGTTTCTGCTTTGTTTTGGTCCAGTTGGAAATGCAGAAATGATATCATTTTTAGATCGAAAAAAGTTCATGATCCCATGATCCTCGTGAGACTAATGAGCAACTGGATTGTTGACTGGTctattttgcagataaaaaactCAGAACAAAAGCTGCTGATGCTGGGAGCAAAACTAATTGAGCGGGGTGGCAAGTGAAATCTTTTGCGCATCATAGGGATGGAGGCCGGGGGTGCTGAGGCTGGAGAGCTGACTATGATCTTGGCTTCGTCTCCCTGATCATGATCAAGATGTGTGCGGGGCTGCCTATTCTCAGGCCCGTCGATGAGGGGGAGCGAGATGAGCGATTGCACAGGGCCCCCAAAATCGTGGGGCCCCCATCGAGAGAAAATCAGGAAAGATCGCTTCCTTAGATGCCGCTGAAAAATCGCTAAAAAGACCAGGAATCCAACCGTTGTACGTGTACGTGAGCTGTTTACTGGGCTGCGATATGATAGAAGGTGGGAGGCCcaaaataatactccctccgttcctaaatatttgtctttatagacatttcaaatgactactacatacggatgtatgtagacatattttagagtgtagattcactcattttgctccgtatgtagtcacttgttgaaatgcctagaaagacaagtatttagaaacggagggagtacttttttTTTGAACACATGCCCAAAATAATACTAGCACAGAAGTTTGGAGGCCCAATGGCACGATCAGAACATGCAGTGAACTGGCGTCTGGATCTCGCGACCGGCGATCGGCGAAGCACCAAACCCTTGCCCTGCGCGAGGCCCTAGTAGTCGTGCCGGCGCCGGCAGTTGCCTCCGATCCGATCCCACTGTTGATCGTCTTCCTGCCGGCTGCCGTGAAGATGCAACAATCACAGACCGCGGCTCTGTCAGTTCGTTGCTTCAATCGGGATTGAGGAACACATCTACACCAGACTACGAACTGGATTTTATCTCCAAGAGCAAGGTTCTTTTCTAAATTTATTTTCTTTGTATTTGAATGATCTAATCATCTAGCGGTTGTTACTATTTGAAACTAATTAGATTCTGTTTGATCAAATGATCGATGATCACTAATAATTTCTTAGGTTTTGTTTACTAGCTAGACAGGCGCTCCTTTTTGGTAGAACATGAGGTTTGTTTATTGCTTTGCTATCGTTTATCTTTTTAGCATTAGTATTAATATTTGATATATGCCTAAATAAGGTACAAATAAAACAGACATGCAAATATATAATAAAATGGGAGTATGCTTTACGCATATTGATTTTTCTCTTAtgtgaattatttgaaattttgGGCCACATTTTGGTTTTCGCCCGGGGCCCCGAATTCCTGGAGACGGCTCTGCCTATTCTACTTTATTTTGCTTTCCTTCAGCGCCTATTAGTAGTTTTATTACTTTGTTGCTGTCGTTTGAACTATGTTGCGGTCGTTGGTTGTGTGGGGCTGTGTCCCCCGGTTTCGGTGTGGAGTTTGTGGCCATGTCTTCGGTAAAACTTTTGAAAACCCAATTAGCAGTGGTGGATGCTTTTGCTCGTTGGTTTTGTTAATAAAATCGGAGGGAAACCGCCTCGTTTGATAGAAAAAGTAAGAAAAATAAGGATTTAGAAGAGCTGGAATGGTCGGATGGGGATTACCTTTGCAGTTTGCACTGTTGACTGTTCCCTGAAAATCCTCTCAACATAAAAAGACAGTTCCCTGAAAATATTCATATAAATTTATTTGTTAATATATTTTTTCTAAATTATATGTAGGCTActttttttattttaaaaaagaTTTTATGTATAGACTATgtgtacttgaaagaaaaatagACTAAGGGGAAATTTCAGGGTTGTCCATAGACCATGTCCACCCACTAGCACCACCTCCCTTTTTGTCAGACTCTATTTTCGACACATGCTGGTTCGTCCATCCAGACACATGCATACATCTTTTTTCGTGCGATGATGTATTGGAGGCTGAGATCTTATCGATCCGACAAGGACTGTTGCTAGCTCTAGTGAAGCAATCTACCAATTGATGTTGAAAGCGACAGTTTAAAGGCAGTTAACATGGTGAAAATTAGTGGAGATACAAACAGATCAAAATACACCTTTCTTGTTAGCAAAATTAAAAATAGTATGACCGAACGTAGCTCTTGTATTACTCATATTCGATGAAGTTGTAATAATTTAAGTCATGTTTTGGCAAATTTTCGGAGGACTCAAGGCCGAACTCTTGTATGGCTTGGGTCGGGACCGGAGGTCTTTTTGAACGCTGTTAAGCATGACTATACTTGTGTTTTGATTGACTAATACAAGAATTCTTCTGCAAAAATataagagaaaagaaaaaaaaacaaactAAACTGCAGAAGAAAGCTCAGTCCAACCTCCAACGCGCCCAACTCCAACCCAGAATGGCTGGGACAACGACGGACGGCGACCTCCGTTTGCCGAAAGCCTACGCAACGGAAGCCAAAACCAACAGAGAAATGCTTGTTAATTTTCCGTCAAGAGTATCAACCCGAGTTGGCCTTGTACTCGCAGTCTTCTCGGGGGTTCACGTGGCGACCTCCGGCCACACACGCAGATCCGGCCGATCCAGACTCCAGACCCATCTCGGTCACCCTATCACCTTCCCACACGCACCTTCCCCACGTGTCGCCGTCGCCCTCCGTACGCCCGCCCCCGCCCCCGTCCAGCCACCTATATCTCctccccggcctcctcctcctccattcatTTTCATTCTCAGCTCGTCGTTCGAACTTCTAATCAATCTTCTCAGAGCTATAGCTTGTAGCCTTGAGCTAGCTGCCTTGCTTGCCGATCGATTCATCTTCAGGTCAGTTGAGGATGGGCATCCTGGACGCGGTGTCGGACATGTGCGCGTGCCCGACGGTGCGCACGCGGCGGCACATCAAGAAGCGGCCGCAGCTGGAGACGGTGGAGATGAAGGTGCGGATCGACTGCGAGGGCTGCGAGCGCCGCATCCGTAAGGCCGTCGACGGCATCCGCGGGGTCACCGGCGTCGAGGTGCTCCCCAAGCAGAACAAGGTGGCCGTCACCGGGTACATCGACGACCCGGCCAAGCTGATGCGGCGGGTGGCGCGCAAGACCGGCAAGAAGGTGGAGCCGTGGCCGTACGTGCCCTACGACGTGGTGCCGCACCCCTACGCCCCCGGCGCCTACGACAAGAAGGCGCCTCCCGGCTACGTCCGGAACGTCGTCGCCGACCCCGACGCCGCGCCGCTCGCCAGGGCCTCCTCCACCGAGGTCAAGTACACCTCCGCCTTCTCCGACGAGAACCCCAACGCGGCATGCGCCGTCATGTAGTCGGTGCTCGTACGtaggtactccctccatttcgaattacttgtcgcaggtatggatgtatctagatgtattttagttctataTACATTCATTTCTGCGATAATTAATTTGAAACGGAAGGAGTATCTTTTAGCCAGGCCTTGCTTCAGCTAAGCTTTTACTAGGTATGTATTGTTTTTGGGGGTCGTCTGTATAATTATTTTGCACACGTTGTACTGAATCCACAAAGTGAAATTGTAAATTACTTGCTTATATATATATTGCCTACGTAGCTAGTTAGCTTGGTACAGTAGTTTGTGATTTTGAACCAGGGGATTCAGTCCCCTGTTTACTGTAAGATACTACTATATATTTTAATGAACTTCACATGTATAATTATCAAATTGTTGATTCTTGTTTATTTTTAGAGTTACAATTCCATTTCTTACCTTTATTTTAACGTTTGTGGCAACAATTACGTTATTTGACCAACAAGTAATCATTTGTTATCTAATTTAAGCAAACTTGTGTCACTAATTAGGGCATATTCAATGATGATGCTATCTTAGAGGTGTCACATCTTCTTTTATTTTAAAAGATGATTTCTTAGCACAATATGTCATATCACGTTTTCAGAAATAACTAGTTATTAAAAATAAGGCTAAGAGATATTGTTATTTTTAAATTACATGCAAAACTTAAGATAAAATGTTTTACATGCCCTTGTCCTTTCAATTCTTTTCACTATAACTTTTTTTTAGCTTACCAAGCTGCCTGTCTACCTCCGCTGTGACTCGTTGGACCCGGGAAACATTGGCTAGTTTATTTGCCCTTGGTTTATTTTTG containing:
- the LOC125516301 gene encoding heavy metal-associated isoprenylated plant protein 27-like; the encoded protein is MGILDAVSDMCACPTVRTRRHIKKRPQLETVEMKVRIDCEGCERRIRKAVDGIRGVTGVEVLPKQNKVAVTGYIDDPAKLMRRVARKTGKKVEPWPYVPYDVVPHPYAPGAYDKKAPPGYVRNVVADPDAAPLARASSTEVKYTSAFSDENPNAACAVM